In one window of Camelus dromedarius isolate mCamDro1 chromosome 7, mCamDro1.pat, whole genome shotgun sequence DNA:
- the EVX1 gene encoding homeobox even-skipped homolog protein 1: MESRKDMVMFLDGGQLGTLVGKRVSNLSEAVGSPLPEPPEKMVPRGCLSPRAGPPAARERGGGGLEEEPVDGLASSAAGPGAESRAAGAAVLGPGPPATSADSLSGQGQPSSSDTESDFYEEIEVSCTPDCATGNAEYQHSKVAGSEALASSPNGSSEAPKSNSSGGSQGTLACSASDQMRRYRTAFTREQIARLEKEFYRENYVSRPRRCELAAALNLPETTIKVWFQNRRMKDKRQRLAMTWPHPADPAFYTYMMSHAAAAGGLPYPFPSHLPLPYYSTVGLGAASAASAAASPFSGPLRPLDTFRVLSQPYPRPELLCAFRHPPLYPGPAHGLGTAAGGPCSCLACHGGPANGLAPRAAAAAASDFTCASTSRSDSFLTFAPSVLSKASSVALDQREEVPLTR, encoded by the exons ATGGAGAGCAGAAAGGACATGGTTATGTTTCTGGATGGGGGTCAGCTTGGCACTCTGGTTGGCAAGAGAGTCTCCAATTTGTCCGAAGCAGTGGGCAGCCCGCTTCCCGAGCCGCCCGAGAAGATGGTGCCCCGCGGTTGCCTGAGCCCGCGAGCCGGACCTCCGGCCGCCCGGGAGCGCGGCGGgggaggcctggaggaggagccGGTCGACGGACTAGCAAGCAGCGCTGCGGGGCCGGGCGCGGAGTCGCGGGCAGCCGGGGCCGCCGTGCTCGGCCCCGGACCTCCGGCCACCTCGGCCGACAGCCTCTCAGGCCAGGGGCAACCCAGCAGCTCGGACACAGAATCGGATTTCTATGAAGAAATCGAGGTGAGCTGCACCCCGGACTGCGCCACGGGGAACGCCGAGTACCAGCACAGCAAAG TGGCTGGCTCTGAAGCACTGGCCAGCAGTCCCAATGGCAGCAGCGAGGCTCCCAAAAGCAACAGCAGTGGGGGCTCCCAGGGCACCCTGGCCTGCAGTGCCAGTGACCAGATGCGACGATACCGTACTGCCTTCACCCGGGAGCAGATTGCACGGCTGGAGAAGGAATTCTACAGGGAGAACTACGTATCCAGGCCCCGGAGATGCGAGCTGGCAGCTGCCCTAAACCTGCCAGAGACCACCATCAAG GTGTGGTTCCAGAACCGGCGCATGAAGGACAAGCGGCAGCGGCTGGCCATGACGTGGCCGCACCCGGCCGACCCCGCCTTCTACACGTACATGATGAGTCACGCGGCGGCCGCGGGCGGCCTGCCCTACCCCTTCCCGTCGCACCTGCCCCTGCCCTACTACTCGACGGTGGGCCTGGGCGCCGCGTCCGCCGCGTCCGCCGCCGCCTCTCCCTTCAGCGGCCCGCTGCGTCCGCTCGACACCTTCCGCGTGCTCTCGCAGCCCTACCCGCGGCCCGAACTGCTGTGCGCCTTCCGCCACCCGCCGCTCTACCCGGGCCCGGCGCACGGACTGGGCACCGCGGCCGGCGGCCCCTGCTCCTGCCTCGCCTGCCACGGCGGCCCGGCCAACGGGCTGGCGCCccgcgccgccgctgccgccgcctcggACTTCACCTGTGCCTCCACCTCCCGCTCGGACTCCTTCCTTACCTTCGCGCCCTCGGTGCTCAGCAAGGCCTCCTCCGTGGCGCTGGACCAGAGGGAGGAGGTGCCCCTCACCAGATAA